A segment of the Georgenia sp. M64 genome:
AGGTGCGCCCGCCGTCGTCGGCCAAGCGCCTGCCCAAGGCGATCTCGGTGGACCGGGTCGAGGCGCTGCTCGAGGCGGCGTCGCTGGGGGAGGGGCCCGTCCCGCTGCGCGACCGGGCGCTGCTCGAGCTGCTCTACGGCACCGGCGCACGGATCAGCGAGGCCGTGGGGCTCGCCGTCGACGACCTCGATCTCACCGCTGCGTCCGTGCGGCTGTTCGGCAAGGGACGCAAGGAACGTGTGGTCCCCGTGGGCCGGTACGCCGTCGAGGCCGTCGAGGCCTACCTCGTGCGGGGGCGCCCCGCGCTCGCCGCCGCCGGGCGGGGCAATGCGGCGGTGTTCCTCAACACCCGCGGCAACCCCCTCAGCCGGCAGAGCGCCTGGGCGGTGCTCCAGCAGGCCGCGGCGCGGGCGGGGCTCACCGAGCACGTCTCGCCGCACTCGCTCCGGCACTCGTTCGCGACCCACCTCCTCGCCGGTGGGGCGGACGTGCGCGTGGTCCAGGAGCTGCTCGGCCACGCCTCGGTCACCACGACGCAGATCTACACGCAGGTGACGGTCCAGACGCTCCGCGAGGTCTACGCCGCCTCGCACCCGCGCGCGCTGGGTTGAGGCCGCGGGCGGGCACGCGCGGTGCCCGCGGGGTCGGTGCACGCGATGCCCACGGGCTCGGTCACCCGGGTTCCCGCCGGGGTGACCGACGTCACCCCAGGAATCGCCGTGCCGTCGCGTCGCGTGCCGTGTTGGGGGCGCGCGAGGCGTCGACTAGCGTGGCGGCGTGAGCAACGAGCAGCCTGGACTGATCCCGGAGAGCGGCGCGCGCGCAGGCACGGGCCTGGCCGAGGCGACCGAGCGGGAGTTCCCCGTCCCCACGCCGCTGGACGGTCACGGGCCGGCGCGGATCATCGCGATGGCCAACCAGAAGGGCGGGGTCGGCAAGACGACGACCACGATCAACCTCGGCGCTGCGTTGGCCGAGTACGGCCGCCGCGTCCTCCTCGTCGACTTCGACCCGCAGGGCGCTGCGTCGGCCGGGCTGGGGATCAACGCCCACGAGCTCGACCGCACGATCTACAACCTCCTCATGGAGCCGCGCAGCGACGTCCGCGAGATCATCGAGCGGACGACCGTGGAGAACCTCGACGTCGTCCCGGCCAACATCGACCTCTCGGCCGCCGAGGTCCAGCTCGTCAACGAGGTGGCCCGCGAGCAGGCGCTCGCGCGCGTGCTCCGGCCTGTCCAGGACGACTACGACGTCATCCTCATCGACTGCCAGCCCTCGCTCGGCCTGCTGACCGTCAACGCGCTCGCGGCGGCGCACGGTGTGCTCATCCCGCTGGAGGCCGAGTTCTTCGCCCTGCGCGGCGTTGCCCTCCTGGTGGAGACCATCGAGAAGGTCCAGGAGCGGATCAACCCGCGCCTGCGGATCGACGGCATCCTCGCGACCATGGTCGATCTGCGCACCCTGCACTCGCGCGAGGTCATCGAGCGGGTGCAGCAAGCCTTCGGTGAGAAGGTCTTCGACACGATGATCTCCCGCACGGTGAAGTTCCCCGACGCCTCGGTCGCGTCGGAGCCGATCACCTCCTACGCCCCGAGCCACCCGGGCGCGGAGGCCTACCGGCGCCTCGCGCGCGAGCTCGTCGCCCGCGGCGATGCCGCCTGACCAAGACTTCCTCGGGGCGCCCGACGTGACGCCTCCCGACGTGACGGTGTCGCTGGGCGGCGTCCCGCAGGCCCCGGACGTGGCGCCCTCGCCGGACGTGGCGCCTTCGCCGGACGCGGCGCTGCCCGACGTGACGGCGTCCCCCGACGAGGAGGGGTCGCCGGACGCCCCGCCGTCGACGAAGCGCCGGTTCGAGCTGACCCTCGCGAACTTCACCGGGCCGTTCGACCTCCTCCTCTCGCTCATCTCCAAGCACCGGCTCGACATCACCGAGGTGGCGCTCGCGCAGGTGACCGACGAGTTCATCGCCTACATCTCCGCGCAGGACGAGTGGGACCTGTCGCAGGCCAGCGAGTTCCTCGTGGTGGCGGCCACCCTGCTCGACCTCAAGGCGGCCCGCCTGCTCCCGCGCGGCGCCGTCGAGGACGAGGACGACCTCGAGCTCCTCGAGGCGCGGGACCTGCTCTTCGCGCGACTGCTGCAGTACCGCGCCTTCAAGGAGGTCGCCGACCACGTCGCGGTCCTGTGGGCGACGAGCGCACGGAGCTTCCCGCGCAGTGTGCCGCTGGAGCCGCACCTCGCGGCGCTGCTGCCTGAGCTGGTGATAAAGGTCGGGCCGGAGGAGCTCGCTCGCCTGGCCGCCGGCGCGCTCGCTCCGAAGCCCGGGGCGCCCGAGGTGGAGATCTCCCACCTGCACAACCCCGTGGTGCCCGTCCGCGAGCAGGCGGCTCTCATCGTCGACCGGCTACGGCGGATGCGCAGCGCCACCTTCCGCACGCTCACCGAGGACGCCGAGATGACCGCGGTCGTCGTCTCGCGCTTCCTGGCTCTGCTCGAGCTCTTCCGGGAGGGCGCGGTCTCGTTCGAGCAGGCCGAGGCACTCGGTGAGCTGACGATCCGGTGGTCCGGGTCGGAGGAGGGCGAGGTCGCCGTCGCGGAGGAGTACGACGGCGAGGCGTCCGACGCCGATGCCGATGCCGATGCCGATGCCGATGCTGATGCCGATGCCGACGGTGACGCCGACGCCGACGCTGACGACGGCCCTGCCGTCGGCCCCACCGAGGAGGAACGATGACCGAGCAGCGTTACGAGCCGGTCCCCGACGACGCACTTCCCGAGGAGCACCTGTCCGCGCTCGAGGCGATCCTCATGGTGGTCGACGAGCCGGTGCCGGCCGCGGATCTCGCGAGCGTCCTCGGTCTGCCCACCGGGCAGGTCTCCGAGCTGCTCGACGACCTCGCCGCGGAGTACCGGGGCGAGCGCGGCGGGAGACGTCGAGGATTCGAGCTCCGCGAACTCGCCGGCGGCTGGCGGATCTACTCCGCGCCGGCCCATGCGGACGTCGTCGGCAAGTTCGTCCTGGAGGGTCAGACCGCTCGCCTCACGCAGGCGTCGCTCGAGACCCTCGCGGTCATCGCCTACCGCCAGCCGGTCGCTCGCGGGCGGATCGCGGCCATCCGCGGTGTGAACGTCGACGGCGTGGTGCGTACCCTGCTCACCAGGGGACTGATCGAGGAGGCCGGCCCGGACACCGAGGGTGGGGCCATGCTCTACCGGACGTCCAGCTACTTCCTCGAGCGGATGGGCCTTGCCTCGCTGGAGGACCTGCCGCCGCTCGCCCCCTACCTGCCCGACCTGGGCACCCTGGACGACGTGGAGAGTGAGCTTCGATGAGCAAGGACGTGCACGAGCCCGAGGGGGTTCGCCTGCAGAAGGTGCTCGCCGGCGCCGGACTGGGATCGCGGCGGGCGTGCGAGGACATCATCGCCTCCGGCCGGGTGACGGTCGACGGCCAGGTCGTCCGTGAGCTCGGCACCCGGGTGAACCCCACGAGCGCGGTCATCCACGTCGACGGGCTCCGCGTTCAGCTCGACGACTCGCTTCTCACCCTCGCCCTCAACAAGCCGGTCGGCGTCGTCTCGACCATGGACGACCCGCAGGGCCGTCCGAGCCTGGCGCAGTACGTCGCCGACCGACCCGAGCGCCTCTTCCACGTCGGGCGCCTCGACGCGGAGACCTCGGGCCTCATCCTGCTCACGAACGACGGCGAGCTCGCCCACCGGCTCACGCACCCGTCCTACGAGGTGCCCAAGACCTACGTGGCGACCGTCGAGGGTCGGGTGCCGCGCGGCATGGAGAAGACGCTGAAGAAGGGCGTCGAGCTCGAGGACGGGATGGTCCAGGTCCACTCGTTCGTGGTGAAGGAGACGACGCCGGACTCCTCGCTCGTGGAGATCGTGCTCCACGAGGGCCGGCATCACATCGTTCGCCGTCTGATGGAGGAGATCGGCCACCCGGTCATCCAGCTCACCCGCACGAGGATCGGGCCGATCTACCTCGGTGGGCTGAAGCCCGGTCGCACTCGGGTCATCGGAGGGACCGAGCTCGGCACGCTCATGAAGGCCGTCGACCTGTAGGCAGCAAGGTCGAGGGCTGTAGGCAGCAGGATCGAGGGGCCTGGAGACAGCAGGATCGAGGGGCCGCGACGATCCCGTCGGTGGGGATCGGACTCGGTCTGTCACCGGGACGCGGACGGCGCCCATCTGGACCTGCCGGTCAGTACGGCGGGTCCGCGCCAGGCGGTTCGGTCCCGGTCGCGTCGACCGCGGTACGGCGCGGCAGGTCCGGCAGCTGCGGGTTGCGGTAGGTGACGCTGCCGTCGGACTCGCGGCGGTAGATCAGACCGGTCAGCGAGGACGTCCACTCGAAGACACCGCTGCGGATCTGGCGGACCTTGAAGTGACCGCAGGTCTTGAGGTCGTGGTCACCGCCGCACGCACACCCGAGGTTCGTCAACGCCGTCGTGCCGCCCTGAGACCAGGCGAGCGAGTGGTCGAGCTCGCATCGTGCCGCGGCGGTGCCGCAGCCCGGTCTCACACAGGTACCGTCGCGGTCCCGGACGAGGTCGGCCAGGTCCTTGGGCGGTCGGTAGGTGGTGCGGCCGTGGTCGAGGACGGTTCCGGTGAGCGGGTCGGTGACGAGGCGTCGCCAGGTGCCGCGAAGCGCGAGCGCGCGAGCCGTGGCGGGGTCGATGGGCCCGTACCCCTCGAGGGTTCCGGGCTCCCCTCCACCGAGGAGCGTCGTCAGCGGCACCGTGACGTGGACCCGGACCGGTGCGGAGCCGAGCGAGATCGCCACCGGGGCGGAGCCACCGGCGGATGCCGCAGGTCCTGCGCTGCTCCGATCGCCCGACGTCGAGCAGTCCGGTGTGGCGCTGGCAGGGGGCGGCGCCGCCGAAGGTCTTGCGCCGGACGTTGCACCCACCGGCGGGGTGCCGACGGCGGGGGTGCCGACGGCGGGAGCGCCGTCGACGGGCGGGATCCCGACCGCGTGCGGAAGGACCTGAACGGGTCCGAGCAAGATCTGGCCGGTCGTGAGTGCGTTGACACCGATGGTGGCGAGTGTGTCGGCCCGCAGCTGGTCCATCGTCCGGGCATCACCGGCACTCTTCGCGTGCCGGGCGGCGTGATCCAGAGTGAGGTCGAGAGCGATGGCGTCCTCCGCCGGTAGGACGGCGTAGAGCGAGGCCATGCCGTCCGGAAGGGCTCTGGGGTGGCAGACGCGACGGGCCGTGCGGGCCTGACGGTGGCGCCGCTCGGCTTCGTGGTGGTCGACGGAGATGAGCGCGCGGGCGAGGTCGCGGCGGAGCTGCTGAGGTGTGCGGCCCTGGGCGCCGGGAAGCACGGCGTCCTCGATGTCCCAGGCGATCTGGTGGGGCACGTGCTCGAGGGCGTCGGCGATGACCTGAGCCTTGGCGGGATCGATGGCGCCGTGCTCGAGGCTCAGCCCGGTCGACGTGAGCGGTCCGTTGAGGAGGGAGCTCGTCCGCACCATCCGGATGGCGGCCTGCTTGGTGGTGGTCAGCCGCATGGCGATCTCGGTGCCTGCCACCGTGACCGGGTCGACGGTGCGACCGGGAAGGTGCCGGCCGTGCTCGGCGGCGGCGTCGGCCAAGGCCGCGGCCGCCTCCCCCCGGCGGGCGGTGGACCACGAGATCATGCGGTTCCAATTGGCGATGAGCTCGATGAGGACGTCCGGGTCCTGACCGTGGACGGGGACGGCGTCGAGGGCGGCCGCAAGAGGGGCGCCGTACAGACCCACGGCCCGTGCCAGCACCGCGGCGGCGGCGGTGATCTCCTCCGCGCTCGGCATCCCCGTGTCATCGGCCTCGGTCTCCGGGTCGGCCTCGGCGCCGGTCCGGCACTCGGTGTGGACAGTGGTGCCGGGCTCGGCGCCGGCCTGGCTCTCGGTGTCGTCGGTGGTGCCGGGCTCGCCGCCGGGGTCGATCCCGGAGTCGGTGTCGCTGTCGGGCTCTCCGAACGCGACGGCCAGCTCGACGGGCTCGGCGTAGACCGCGTCCACGAGCCTGAGCCGCCTCGCGCCAGCGGCCGGGTCGGGCGTCGGCGCCGAGCCCGGGGCCTCCTCGGTGGCGGCCTCCGCGCCATGCGCTGGGGTGAGCGTCAAGGCCAGGCTCCCCGCGGTGGGGGTGGTGTCCGGCGTCGTGCCCGCCGCACGAGCGTGGGCCAGCGCGACGTCGCGGACCTCCGCGAGGTAGGCCTCGACGGTGCTGTCCCAGCCCCGGGCCCTCACCGCCGCGAGGTCGATCCTGCGACCACGTCTCGAACTCATGCCTCGAACGTAGGTGCGGCCACTGACATCGCCCTCAAAGCGGGTGAAGTACCAGGTCAGGGTGTCAATGCCGCGGAGGGGACGGTTGCCGAGCCCCCGTGACGGTCCAGGACGGGCTTCGGGAGGTGACCCGGCACCATCCGGCCCTGCCGAGCGGCGAGGGCGTGGTTGGACCGGAGCCCCTGCCGAGCGGCGAGGGCGTGGACCCGCGCCCCTGCCGAGCGGCGACGTGCGCGGTTGGCCCCGCGCACGTCGTGCGCATCACGCTGGGAGCCCCCGGTGCCTGACCGAGCGGGCGGTACCCTCTCGGGGTGCCCGTGAACCCGACCGCCGCTGTGTCGACGACCGGACCGGTCAAGATCGTCGGCACCGGGCTGCTGGGTGCCTCGATCGGTCTGGCCCTGACGTCGGCGGGCGTCGACGTCCAGCTCGCCGACCTGTCCCCGACGGCGCAGGCGCTGGCCCGTGACCTCGGCGCCGGCCGGCCGTTCGCCGCCGGCGAGCCCGACCCGGTGCTCGTCGTGGTCGCCACCCCGCCGGACGTGACCGCGGCCGCCGTGGTGGCCCAGCTTCGCCAGCACCCCGGCGCGGTCGTCACCGACGTCGCGTCCGTCAAGGCGCTCGTGGCGGCGGAGGTTCAGGCAGAGGCGGGAGCGGACGCGGAGCGGTACGTCGGCTCCCACCCCATGGCCGGTCGTGAACGGTCCGGCGCCGCGGCAGCCGACGCCGACCTCTTCGTCGGGCGCCCCTGGGTCATCGTGCCCGGCGAGCGCTCGACGCCGGAGGCGGTCCGGGTGGTCCGCGCTCTCGCCGTCGACCTCGGTGCGGCGCCGGTGACCCTCGGAGCTCAGGAGCACGACGACGCCGTCGCGCTCGTCTCGCACGTGCCCCAGCTGGCCTCGTCCCTGGTCGCGGCTCGCCTGCACGGTGCGCCCGAGTCGGCGCTGGGTCTGTCCGGACAGGGCCTGCGCGACGTCACCCGGATCGCCGCGTCGGACGCGCAGCTGTGGTCGACCATCCTGGTCGGCAACGCCGGTCCGGTGGGACGCGCGCTGCGGGCCCTGCGTTCCGACGTCGACGACCTCATCTCCGCGCTCGACCGCGCGGCCACCGAAGGCCCGCTGACCGAGGGCGCCGTCGGTCCGCTCGCTCGGGTCATCGCCGCCGGCAACGCCGGCGCCGCGCGTATTCCCGGCAAGCACGGCGGCGCACCGAACCGGTACGGCGAGGTCGCCGTCCTCGTTCCCGACGCCCCGGGTGAGCTGGGCCGGCTCTTCAGCGAGGTCGGCGAGGCCGGTGTCAACATCGAGGACCTCCAGCTCGAGCACTCAGCGGGCCAGAGCGTCGGTCTCGCCGTCCTCTCCGTGGTGCCGGCGGCCGCCGAACCGCTCGAGGCGGAGCTCGACCGGCGCGGCTGGCGGGTGGTGCGTCGGTGAGCGACAACCCGACGACGGCGCGCAACGAGCGGGCGCGGCGATGACCGATCAGGCCACGGAGTCCGACGTCACCGACCGGCCCGCAAGGACCGGCGGCGCGGACCGGCACACGCGGGCGGACTCGGCAGAGAAGGAACGGGCCGTTCCGGCCGACCCCGCAGAGAACGACCGGACGGCGGGGACACCATCCCGCCAGGAGGAGGAAACGGTGGCACAGGCGGACGGGCGCGGGCTCGTGGTGGCGATCGACGGACCTTCGGGGTCGGGGAAGTCAACGATCTCGCGGCGCCTCGCCACCGAGCTGGACCTGGCCTACCTCGACACCGGCGCGATGTACCGGGCGGCCACGTGGTGGTGCCTTCGGCGCGGCGTCGACCTCACGGACGTCGACGGCGTCGCGGCCGTGGTCCGGCAGATGCCGCTGGTCATGGTCACCGACCCGGCCGCCCCGCGCGTGGTGTGCGACGACGTCGACATCACCGAGGCGATCCGCGCCTCCGAGCTCTCCGCCGTCGTCTCCAAGGTCGCGACGAACCTCGACGTCCGCGCCGAGCTCGGCCGGCTGCAGCGGGAGATCATCGCCGCCGAGGCGGGCCGCAACGGCATCGTCGCCGAGGGCCGTGACATCACCACCGTCGTGGCGCCCGACGCCGACGTGCGCCTCCTCCTCATCGCCGACGAGGCCGCCCGGCTCGCGCGACGCGCCAAGGAGCTCCACGGCACCGCCGACGAGACCACGGTGGCACGCACGCGCGACGAGGTCGTGCGCCGCGACGCCGACGACTCCACCGTCTCGACCTTCATGACCGCCGCCGACGGCGTCGTCACGGTCGACTCCTCCGCCTTCGGGGTCGAGGAGACCTTCGAGGCCGTGCTCGCGGTGGTCGAGGCGGCCCGGGCGGGGGAGCGCTGATGGCGCAGAGCCGCGGGCAGGCCGTCCGCCCGGAGGACATCTACCGGTGGGGGCCGGTGTGGTCGCGGCGCGTGGGCTGGGTGCTGGACCACCTGTGGTGGAACACCACGGTGCTCGGCGCCGAGAACATCCCGGCCGAGGGCCCGGTCATCATCGCCTCGAACCACACCGGGATCGTCGACGGCCCCCTGCTCCACGGAGCGCTCCCGCGCGGGTCGCACGTCCTGGTCAAGCAGGAGTTCTTCGACTCCAGGATCGGCTTCCTCATGACGTGGGCGGGCCAGATCCCCGTGGACCGGACCTCGGGGCGTGCGGCGCTGGCGGTCGGCAAGGCGATGCTCGACGAGGGCCGGGTGGTGGGGATCTTCCCCGAGGGCACCCGCGGTCGCGGCGATGCCTCCGAGGTGCGCGCCGGCGTCGCGTGGCTCGCGGTCAACACCGGCGCCCCGATCGTCCCGGCGGCCTGCCTGGGCACCCGGCGCACCGGCGACCCGCGCGGGTACGTCCCGCCGCCGCGCGCCAAGCTCCACGTGGCGTTCGGGGAGCCGATCAGGCTGAATTTCCCCGAGGGCAGCAGCCGGCGGGAGAAGATGGCGCACGCCATGTCGGCGATCGGTGCCGGGCTGCAGGCGCACGTCGACGAGGCGCAGCAGGTCACGGGAGTCCGACTGCCGAAGAGTGCCCTGTAACGGCCCGTCCGCCTGCCGTGACGTGAGTTGTCGCGGCCCATCGCCTGCCGAGGAGCGCGCTGCAGGGGCGTCCGCCTGACGAGCGCGCTGCAGGGGCGTCCGCCTGACGAGGAGCGCCCTGAGCGGCCGCGACGGAGGCGGGGTTCACACCCGCACCGGGCTCGCCACGGCACCGGCGACGGCGGATCGAGACCGATCGCACCACCCGGACCGGCCGGTCTGGTCGTCGGATGGCCGCGGGCACGGGAGAATGGCGCCATGAGCACCGACCCCGCGCGCGAGCGCACCGCCGCGCAGCCCGACGACGACCGCCTCGACCGGGCAGCCGACGAGCGCGTCGAGCCGGCCGCCGACGAGCGCACCCCCGAGGAGATCGCCGCCGACCTCGCCGAGGAGAACCGCCGCGCCGAGGCACTGCGCGCCGGCCTGGCCGACTACGTCCTGGAGGACGAGGACCTCGCCGTCCTCGAGGCGGGCGAGGCGGACGAGCTCCCCGGTGGCGAGCGGCCCGGCCTGCCGGTGCTCGCCGTCGTCGGCCGGCCCAACGTGGGCAAGTCGACCCTGGTCAACCGGATCCTCGGCCGTCGTGAGGCGGTCGTCCAGGACACCCCCGGCGTCACCCGAGACCGGGTGAGCTACCCGGCGGAGTGGGCCGGTCGCCGGTTCTCCCTCGTCGACACGGGGGGCTGGGAGGTCGACGTCGCGGGTATCGACGCGCGTGTGGCCGAGCAGGCCGAGGTCGCCGTCGAGATGTCCGACGCGGTGATGTTCGTCGTCGACGCGACGACCGGTCCGACCGACACCGACGAGCGGGTCGTGCGCATGCTGCGGCGCTCGGGCAAGCCGGTGATCCTCGTCGCGAACAAGGTCGACTCCCCGATGCAGGAGGCCGACGCCGCCACCCTGTGGTCGCTCGGGCTCGGCGAGCCCTACGCCGTCTCGGCGCTGCACGGCCGCGGCTCGGGCGACGTCCTCGACGCGGCGATGAAGGTCCTGCCCGAGGTGTCCGCCGTCGCGGCGCCCATGCCCGAGGGCGGCCCGCGCCGCGTGGCCCTGCTCGGCCGGCCGAACGTCGGGAAGTCCTCGCTGCTGAACTCCCTCGCCAAGGCCGAGCGCGTCGTCGTCCACGAGACGGCCGGTACCACGCGCGACCCGGTCGACGAGATCGTCGAGCTCGGGGGGAAGCCGTGGTGGTTCGTCGACACCGCCGGCATCCGCCGCCGCGTCCACCAGACCTCCGGCGCCGACTTCTACGCCTCGCTGCGCACCCAGGCGGCGCTGGAGAAGGCCGAGGTCGCCGTCGTCCTCGTCGACGCCTCCGTGCCGCTCACCGAGCAGGACACCCGCGTCATCCAGCAGGTGATCGACTCGGGCCGGGCGCTCGTCATCGCCTACAACAAGTGGGACCTCATGGACGAGGACCGCCGCCCGTTCCTCGAGCGGGAGATCGAGCTCGACCTCGTCCAGATCCAGTGGGCCCCGCGGATCAACATCTCCGCCAGGACCGGCTGGCACACCAACCGCCTCGTGCGCGCGCTCGAGACGGCGCTGGACTCGTGGGACACCCGCATCCCGACCGGCCGGCTCAACGCCTTCCTCGGCGAGCTCACCGCGGCGCACCCCCACCCGGTGCGCGGCGGGAAGCAGCCGCGGATCCTCTTCGCGACCCAGGCCTCGAACCGGCCGCCCCGCTTCGTCATCTTCGCGACGGGGTTCATCGAGGCCGGCTACCGGCGGTTCATCGAGAACCGGCTGCGGCAGAACTTCGGCTTCGAGGGCTCGCCGATCGAGATCAGCGTCCGGGTGCGGGAGAAGCGGCGCCGCTGATGGGTGCGGCACCGGGAGACGCGAGGGGCGGACCGTCGGGCGACGCCGGACCGTCGGGCGACGCCGGGCGCCGGCCGGCCGCCGACGTGCCGGTCACGCCCGACCGCCTGCTGCGCTGGGGCCTGCCCCGTGACCCCAGGGCCGTGGACCACGTCCTGGGGTTCGTCGTGACGACCGTGCTGACGATCGTCGTCACGCGCGGCTACCTCCAGCTCACCGGGTTCCCCCAGATCGGCGGCGAGACGCTGCACGTCGCGCACGTCCTGTGGGGCGGGCTCGCGATGGCGATCGCCATGGTGCTCGCGCTGTCGTTCGCCGGTCCCGTGGTGCGACCGCTCGTCGCGTTCATCGGCGGGGTGGGCTTCGGCCTGTTCATCGACGAGGTCGGGAAGTTCCTCACCCAGGACAACGACTACTTCTTCTCCCCGGCGCCGATGATCATGTACCTCACCCTCGTGGGCGTGGTGCTCCTGGCCGACGTCCTGCACGGCCGGAGGCCGCCGCACCCGACCGAGCACGTCGCCGCCGCCGCGGACCACGCCGTCGCCGGGATCGCCGGCGGGCTGAGCGAGCGCCGCCGCGCCGTCGCCGAGGACCTCCTCGCCAAGGGGGCCGGCGCCCGGGGGAGCGCGGAGACGGCGGCCCTGCTCGCCGTCGTCCCCGACGACGACGCCGAGGTCCCCGACCCCCTCGACGCCGCCGGGCGTCGGCTCCAGCGCGTCATGCGCGCGGTGGCCGGGCGCGAGTGGGCGCTGCGCAGCGTCGGCGTCGCCCTCGGCGGGCTCGTCGCGGTCTCGCTCGGCGCCGTCGTGCTCAGCCTCGACGAGGCGGCGGATCCCACGTGGGCCCGGGTCACCACCGTGGCGACGGTCGGGCTCAGCCTCGCCGCCGTCGGGCGAGCCCTGACCTGGTTGCGGCGCGACCGTTACCGCGCGTTCCAGTGGCTACGCCGCGCGGTGCTCGTCAACGTCCTGCTCACCCAGGTCGCGGTCTTCCGCATCGAGCCGTGGCTCGCGACGCTGGGACTGTTCGTGGCCCTGGTGGCCTTGGGGATCATCGCGGCGGAGAAGCACCGGCTGGAGCGGCTCCACCGCGGCGAGGCGTGAAGCGGACGGATCAACGCCCCGCGTGAAGGCCGGCCGGCGCTCCCAGGTCCCGGACAGAGCGCCAGGGCTGGGGCCGTGGGGTCACGGCTGGACCGCTGTGTCCATGAGCGGGACGACGGGGACGGTCGCCGCGACCTCGGCCGCGCTGGAGACGATCGCGACCGCGCGTCCGGTCAGGGGCAGGCACAGCGCCATCCCCGCGTAGCCGGCGTCGACGTTGACCAGACCGAGCACCGGTGTCCCCGCGGCGCCGCCACTGGGGTCGTCGGCCCACGCGGCGAACTCGGAGAGGGCGGCGGTGGAGAGGATGTGACCGCCGCAGAGGAGCTGCATGAACCGGGCGAGAGCCTGCGTCGTCGACGCCATGCCGCTGGCCGGCCAGCCGGCGCTCGCCGCCGCCAGCGAGGGGAGGTAGCCTCCGCCGTCGTCGAACCGGCGGGCGGCGTCGGGGCGGGCGGGGAGGGCGACGGGTCCCTGCGGCCGCTCCTCGGGCTGGACGGCCAGGCCCTCCAGACCGGTCCCGGTGAGGACGTGCGTCCGGAACGCCTGCGCCGCGCTCAGTCCGGTGACGTGCTCGATCGCGAGCCCGAGCAGGACGTCGTCGGTCGACGAGCCGGGTGAGCCGGCCGCACCGCGCTCGTCCGGGACCGCGTCGAGCAGCTCGGCCGGGGTGAACCGGTGACCGGGGTCGGCCTCGATCGTCGCTCGGAGCGCGAGGTGGTGGTCGGGCAGGCCGCTGGTGTGGTGGAGGAGGTCCCGCACGGTGGCGTCGGTGTCGAAGCCGAGGCTCTTGGGCAGGTAGTGCGTGACCTCCCGCTCGAGGTCCAGGAGGCCGTCCTCGACGAGCGACATCACCTCGGCGAAGAGGACGAGCCGGCCGAGCGTGCCGATGGAGAACTGGTGCTCCGGGGTGACCGGGGTCGTCCCGTCCGCCGTGCCGACGACGGACGTCCAGGTGCCCTCCTCCGCGCGGATGACCGTGAGGACGTCGGCGCCGCGGTTCCCGCCCCGCTCCTGGAAGGCGTCGTGCGCGGCCTGGATCGCCGCACGGACCTCCGGGTCGACCTCGCCGTCCGCCACCTCGGCGAGCGCCGCCGTCGGGAAGGGCAGCGGCAGGGCGTCCGGTGGTCCCGCCTCGAGGTTGTCCAGGATGCTTC
Coding sequences within it:
- a CDS encoding prephenate dehydrogenase — protein: MPVNPTAAVSTTGPVKIVGTGLLGASIGLALTSAGVDVQLADLSPTAQALARDLGAGRPFAAGEPDPVLVVVATPPDVTAAAVVAQLRQHPGAVVTDVASVKALVAAEVQAEAGADAERYVGSHPMAGRERSGAAAADADLFVGRPWVIVPGERSTPEAVRVVRALAVDLGAAPVTLGAQEHDDAVALVSHVPQLASSLVAARLHGAPESALGLSGQGLRDVTRIAASDAQLWSTILVGNAGPVGRALRALRSDVDDLISALDRAATEGPLTEGAVGPLARVIAAGNAGAARIPGKHGGAPNRYGEVAVLVPDAPGELGRLFSEVGEAGVNIEDLQLEHSAGQSVGLAVLSVVPAAAEPLEAELDRRGWRVVRR
- the cmk gene encoding (d)CMP kinase — translated: MAQADGRGLVVAIDGPSGSGKSTISRRLATELDLAYLDTGAMYRAATWWCLRRGVDLTDVDGVAAVVRQMPLVMVTDPAAPRVVCDDVDITEAIRASELSAVVSKVATNLDVRAELGRLQREIIAAEAGRNGIVAEGRDITTVVAPDADVRLLLIADEAARLARRAKELHGTADETTVARTRDEVVRRDADDSTVSTFMTAADGVVTVDSSAFGVEETFEAVLAVVEAARAGER
- a CDS encoding lysophospholipid acyltransferase family protein translates to MAQSRGQAVRPEDIYRWGPVWSRRVGWVLDHLWWNTTVLGAENIPAEGPVIIASNHTGIVDGPLLHGALPRGSHVLVKQEFFDSRIGFLMTWAGQIPVDRTSGRAALAVGKAMLDEGRVVGIFPEGTRGRGDASEVRAGVAWLAVNTGAPIVPAACLGTRRTGDPRGYVPPPRAKLHVAFGEPIRLNFPEGSSRREKMAHAMSAIGAGLQAHVDEAQQVTGVRLPKSAL
- the der gene encoding ribosome biogenesis GTPase Der, with amino-acid sequence MSTDPARERTAAQPDDDRLDRAADERVEPAADERTPEEIAADLAEENRRAEALRAGLADYVLEDEDLAVLEAGEADELPGGERPGLPVLAVVGRPNVGKSTLVNRILGRREAVVQDTPGVTRDRVSYPAEWAGRRFSLVDTGGWEVDVAGIDARVAEQAEVAVEMSDAVMFVVDATTGPTDTDERVVRMLRRSGKPVILVANKVDSPMQEADAATLWSLGLGEPYAVSALHGRGSGDVLDAAMKVLPEVSAVAAPMPEGGPRRVALLGRPNVGKSSLLNSLAKAERVVVHETAGTTRDPVDEIVELGGKPWWFVDTAGIRRRVHQTSGADFYASLRTQAALEKAEVAVVLVDASVPLTEQDTRVIQQVIDSGRALVIAYNKWDLMDEDRRPFLEREIELDLVQIQWAPRINISARTGWHTNRLVRALETALDSWDTRIPTGRLNAFLGELTAAHPHPVRGGKQPRILFATQASNRPPRFVIFATGFIEAGYRRFIENRLRQNFGFEGSPIEISVRVREKRRR
- a CDS encoding serine hydrolase domain-containing protein: MGALTAARTPTRSRRRPSARRLALVVALTVAAAGCIEPPPADPGPTTATSASVPSPVPSPAPSPWPAPSPSPAPWPAPSPSPGSILDNLEAGPPDALPLPFPTAALAEVADGEVDPEVRAAIQAAHDAFQERGGNRGADVLTVIRAEEGTWTSVVGTADGTTPVTPEHQFSIGTLGRLVLFAEVMSLVEDGLLDLEREVTHYLPKSLGFDTDATVRDLLHHTSGLPDHHLALRATIEADPGHRFTPAELLDAVPDERGAAGSPGSSTDDVLLGLAIEHVTGLSAAQAFRTHVLTGTGLEGLAVQPEERPQGPVALPARPDAARRFDDGGGYLPSLAAASAGWPASGMASTTQALARFMQLLCGGHILSTAALSEFAAWADDPSGGAAGTPVLGLVNVDAGYAGMALCLPLTGRAVAIVSSAAEVAATVPVVPLMDTAVQP